Proteins found in one Oncorhynchus mykiss isolate Arlee chromosome 3, USDA_OmykA_1.1, whole genome shotgun sequence genomic segment:
- the rims2a gene encoding regulating synaptic membrane exocytosis protein 4 isoform X6 — MGRQGHDATAAAGAPGSGMRMQRSQSKMSLSASFEALANYFPCMNSFDEDDGEAGGKKLRSTVQRSTETGLAVEMRSRMTRQASRESTDGSMNSYSSEGNLIFPGVRLSSDAQFSDFLDGLGPAQLVGRQTLATPPMGDIQIGIVDKKGALEVEVIRARGLVGKPGSKALPAPYVKVYLLENGACIAKKKTKVARKTLDPLYQQQLPFEEAPGGKVLQIIVWGDYGRMDHKSFMGAVQILLDELDLSNMVIGWFKLFPPSSLVDPTLAPLTRKASQTSLDSRS; from the exons ATGGGTAGGCAGGGGCATGATGCCACTGCAGCGGCTGGCGCCCCGGGGTCCGGGATGCGCATGCAGCGTTCCCAGAGCAAGATGAGCCTGTCTGCGTCGTTCGAGGCGCTGGCCAACTACTTCCCCTGCATGAACTCCTTCGACGAGGATGACGGAG AAGCCGGTGGGAAGAAGCTTCGCAGCACCGTGCAGAGGAGCACAGAGACGGGCTTGGCCGTAGAGATGAGGAGCAGGATGACTCGGCAGGCCAGCAGAGAGTCCACCGACGGCAGCATGAACAGCTACAGCTCCGAGGGAAA CCTGATCTTCCCTGGTGTGAGACTGTCCTCCGACGCCCAGTTCTCTGACTTCCTGGATGGACTAGGCCCAGCCCAGCTGGTTGGACGGCAGACGCTAGCTACACCACCCATGG GTGACATCCAGATTGGAATCGTGGACAAGAAAGGAGCGCTGGAGGTGGAAGTGATCCGAGCCCGTGGCCTTGTGGGAAAACCAGGTTCCAAGGCACTGCCAG cACCATATGTAAAAGTGTATCTTTTGGAAAACGGAGCCTGCATAGccaaaaagaaaacaaaagtaGCAAGAAAAACCTTGGATCCCCTTTACCAGCAGCAACTGCCTTTCGAAGAGGCTCCTGGAGGGAAAGTTCTACAG ATCATCGTATGGGGAGACTACGGACGCATGGACCATAAATCCTTTATGGGAGCAGTTCAGATACTTTTAGATGAGCTGGACCTGTCTAACATGGTGATTGGCTGGTTCAAGCTCTTTCCTCCTTCCTCATTGGTGGACCCTACCCTGGCCCCCTTGACAAGAAAAGCTTCCCAAACGTCATTGGATAGCCGGTCATAG
- the rims2a gene encoding regulating synaptic membrane exocytosis protein 4 isoform X7: MGRQGHDATAAAGAPGSGMRMQRSQSKMSLSASFEALANYFPCMNSFDEDDGAGGKKLRSTVQRSTETGLAVEMRSRMTRQASRESTDGSMNSYSSEGNLIFPGVRLSSDAQFSDFLDGLGPAQLVGRQTLATPPMGDIQIGIVDKKGALEVEVIRARGLVGKPGSKALPAPYVKVYLLENGACIAKKKTKVARKTLDPLYQQQLPFEEAPGGKVLQIIVWGDYGRMDHKSFMGAVQILLDELDLSNMVIGWFKLFPPSSLVDPTLAPLTRKASQTSLDSRS, translated from the exons ATGGGTAGGCAGGGGCATGATGCCACTGCAGCGGCTGGCGCCCCGGGGTCCGGGATGCGCATGCAGCGTTCCCAGAGCAAGATGAGCCTGTCTGCGTCGTTCGAGGCGCTGGCCAACTACTTCCCCTGCATGAACTCCTTCGACGAGGATGACGGAG CCGGTGGGAAGAAGCTTCGCAGCACCGTGCAGAGGAGCACAGAGACGGGCTTGGCCGTAGAGATGAGGAGCAGGATGACTCGGCAGGCCAGCAGAGAGTCCACCGACGGCAGCATGAACAGCTACAGCTCCGAGGGAAA CCTGATCTTCCCTGGTGTGAGACTGTCCTCCGACGCCCAGTTCTCTGACTTCCTGGATGGACTAGGCCCAGCCCAGCTGGTTGGACGGCAGACGCTAGCTACACCACCCATGG GTGACATCCAGATTGGAATCGTGGACAAGAAAGGAGCGCTGGAGGTGGAAGTGATCCGAGCCCGTGGCCTTGTGGGAAAACCAGGTTCCAAGGCACTGCCAG cACCATATGTAAAAGTGTATCTTTTGGAAAACGGAGCCTGCATAGccaaaaagaaaacaaaagtaGCAAGAAAAACCTTGGATCCCCTTTACCAGCAGCAACTGCCTTTCGAAGAGGCTCCTGGAGGGAAAGTTCTACAG ATCATCGTATGGGGAGACTACGGACGCATGGACCATAAATCCTTTATGGGAGCAGTTCAGATACTTTTAGATGAGCTGGACCTGTCTAACATGGTGATTGGCTGGTTCAAGCTCTTTCCTCCTTCCTCATTGGTGGACCCTACCCTGGCCCCCTTGACAAGAAAAGCTTCCCAAACGTCATTGGATAGCCGGTCATAG